In the genome of Bradyrhizobium sp. CB3481, the window AACCAGGCAATCGAGCGGCTGTTGCGGACGGAATCCTCGATGTCGGCGACGTCGGCGAGGCGGACGAAGTTGCCGGAGGCGCTCTTGACGATGATGTCGCGGAATTCGGCCGCGGTGCGCATCTGCTTGTTGGTCGAGATCGTCTCGCTCTGGCGGCCGCCGTTGAAAATGCCTACGGGCCCGAGCGGATTGGCATTGATGATCGCTAGCCGCACGTCGTCGGTGGCGATCCCCGCATTGGACAGCGCGACCGGATTGAGCGCGATCCGCACCGCCGGCTGGTCGGCGCCGGTGACGTTGACTTCGCCGACCCCGGGCACCTGCGAAATGCGCTGCGCGATCACGGTATCGGCGACGTCGTACATCGCGCTGGTCGTCAGCGTCTTCGAGGTCAATGCCAGCACGAAGACCGGCGCGGCGGCCGGATTGGCCTTGCGGAAGCGCGGCAGCGACGGCAGGTCGCTCGGCAGATCGGCCAGCGACGCATTGATTGCCGCCTGCACGTCGCGCGCGGCGCGGTCGATGTCGCGGCCGATCGAGAACTGCAATTGAATGCTGGTAGAGCCGAGCGAGCTGGTTGAGGTGATCTTGTCGAGCCCCGCGATCTGGCCGAGCCGCCGCTCCAGCGGGGCTGCGACGGTCGACGCCATCACCGAAGGGTCCGCGCCCGGCCGCGTTGCCGATACCCGGATCATCGGGAAATCGACATTGGGCACCGATGAGACCGGCAGGAACACATAGGCGACGATGCCGACCAGGAAGAGCCCGATCGCCAGCAGGGTGGTGCCAACTGGCCTCCGAATGAAGGGCTCCGAGATCGATGCCATCTATTGCATCCCCTCGGTGGCCCCGGCGACCGTCGGTCCGGGAGGTCCCGGGTCCGGCACGGCCTTCTCGATCTTTCGGTTGATCCGGTCGAGCGCCAAGTAGATCACCGGCGTCGTATAGAGCGTCAAGAGCTGGCTCAGCAGCAGGCCGCCGATGATGGAGATGCCGAGCGGGAAACGCAGCTCGGCGCCGGTGCCGCTCTCGACCGCCAGCGGCAGCGCGCCGAACAGCGCGGCCAGCGTCGTCATCATGATCGGGCGAAAGCGCAGCAGGCACGCCTGCACGATCGCTTCCGACGGCGACATGCCCTGATGCCGCTCCGCCTCCAGCGCGAAGTCGATCATCATGATCGCGTTCTTCTTGACGATGCCCATCAAGAGGATGATGCCTATCAGGCCGATCACCGACAGGTCCTGCCCGAACAGCATCAGCGCGAGGATGGCGCCGACGCCCGCTGAAGGCAGCGTCGAGAGGATGGTGATCGGGTGGATGTAGCTCTCGTAGAGCACGCCGAGCACGATGTAGATGGTGACGATCGCCGCCAGGATGAGCCATGGCTGGCCGGCCAGCGATTTGGCGAACTCGGCCGCATCGCCGGCATAGACGCCGACGATGCTGCCGGGCATGCCGATCCGGGTCTCGATCTTCTTGACCGCCTCGACGGCATCGCCGAGCGCCTCGCCGGGCGCGAGGTTGAAGCTGAGCGACACCGCCGGGAACTGTGCCAGATGCGAGATCGCCAGCGGCGCAGTGGTGCGGGTCAATGTCGCCACCGCCGACAGCGGCACCTGGGCGTTCGGCGCTCCGGCCGTGGCGCTTGCTCCACCCGGCAGATAGAGCTTTGACAGGATCGAGGGATCGCGCTGGTACATCGGCATCGCCTCCAGCACCACGCGGTACTGGTTCGCCTGGCCGTAGATGGTCGAGATCTGCCGCTGTGCGAAGGCGTCGTTGAGGGTGTCGTTGACCGCCTGCAGATTGACGCCGAGCTGGCCGGCACGCTGGCGATCGATGTTGAGCGCCGCGCGCAGGCCGCCCTCCTGCGCTTCCGAGGAGACGTCGCGGAACAGCGGGTCCCGGCGCATTTCGGCGACCAGCTTCTGCGCCCACAGCGAGACCTGCGCCGCATCGGTGCCGGTCAGCGTATACTGGTATTGCGAGCGGCTCGACTGGGTCGAGATCTGCACGTCCTGCACCGGCTGGAAATAGATGGTCATGCCGGGAATTTTCGCGATGCGCTGCTTCAGCCGATCGACCACGACGGAAATGTCGTCGCGCCGTTCGCCGCGCGGCCGCAGCGTCATCACCAGACGTCCGACATTGGTGGTCGGATTGACCGAGCCGGCCCCAATCACGGAGACCACGCCGACCACATCAGGATCGGCCTGGATCGCCGCCGCCGCGGTCGCCTGCCGGCTTTGCATCTCGGCAAAGGAGACGTCGGCACCGGCCTCGGTCACCGCCGTGATCGAGGCGGTGTCCTGCAGCGGCAAGAAGCCTTTTGGCGCGATTACGTACATAACGAGCGTCGCGGCAATGGTTGCGAACGTCACCACCAGCGTCGCCCGCTGGCGCTGCAGCACCCAGAGCAGCGTGCGATGGTAGAGGTCGACCATGCGATCGATGAAGCGGCTGACCGCGGCAAGCCCCGGCACCGTCATCTCCTCGCCGACATGCTTGAGCAGCCGCGAGCACATCATCGGCGTCAGTGTCAGCGACACGATCGCCGAGGTCACGACCGCGATCGTCAGCGTCAGCGCAAACTCACGGAACATGCGCCCGACGAGGCCCGACATGAACAATAGGGGGATGAAGACCGCGATCAGCGACACCGTCAGCGAGATCACGGTGAAGCCGATTTCGCTGGCGCCCTTCAGCGACGCCTCCATCACGGACTCGCCGTTCTCCATGTGGCGGACGATGTTCTCGATCATCACGATGGCGTCGTCGACCACGAATCCTGTGCCGATCGTCAGCGCCATCAGCGATAAATTATCGAGGCTGAAGCCGCAGAAATACATGATGCCGAAGCTCGTGATCAGCGACAGCGGCAGCGCCACCCCCGCAATCATGGTCGCACGCAGCGACCGCAGGAACAGCAGTACCACCAGCGTCACCAGCACCACGGACAGGATCAGCGTGAACTGCACGTCGCGCACCGAAGCGCGGATCGTGACCGTGCGGTCGGAGACCACGGTCAGGTTGACGCCGGCCGGGATCGTGCGCTGCACTTTGGGGATTTCCGCGCGGATCTGCCGGACGACCTCGATGACGTTGGCGCCAGGCTGCCGCTGGATGTCGATGATCACGGCCGGCGTGCCCTGATACCAGCCGCCGGTCCGGTCGTTCTCCAACCCGTCGACGATGATGGCGACGTCGCCGATGGTGACGGGCGAGCCGTTGCGGTAGGCGATGATGATCGGCTTGTAGGCCTCGGCCGCCGCGATCTGGTCGTTGGCAGCGATGGTGTAGGCCTGCTGGGCGCCGTCGAGCGATCCCTTC includes:
- a CDS encoding efflux RND transporter permease subunit, translated to MSVSEPFIRRPIATSLLGIALMIGGALGYWALPVSALPQVDFPTVQVTTQLPGASPDVVASLITAPLERQLGQIPSLSSMQSTSSFGVSQISLQFDLNRDIDGATQDVQAAINAAAGILPKNLPYPPTYAKVNPADAPVMTLALTSETISLRAMSDIADTILGQRLSQISGVGRVAILGGLKPAVRVQADLARLAAYGISMEDLRSAIAGANVSGPKGSLDGAQQAYTIAANDQIAAAEAYKPIIIAYRNGSPVTIGDVAIIVDGLENDRTGGWYQGTPAVIIDIQRQPGANVIEVVRQIRAEIPKVQRTIPAGVNLTVVSDRTVTIRASVRDVQFTLILSVVLVTLVVLLFLRSLRATMIAGVALPLSLITSFGIMYFCGFSLDNLSLMALTIGTGFVVDDAIVMIENIVRHMENGESVMEASLKGASEIGFTVISLTVSLIAVFIPLLFMSGLVGRMFREFALTLTIAVVTSAIVSLTLTPMMCSRLLKHVGEEMTVPGLAAVSRFIDRMVDLYHRTLLWVLQRQRATLVVTFATIAATLVMYVIAPKGFLPLQDTASITAVTEAGADVSFAEMQSRQATAAAAIQADPDVVGVVSVIGAGSVNPTTNVGRLVMTLRPRGERRDDISVVVDRLKQRIAKIPGMTIYFQPVQDVQISTQSSRSQYQYTLTGTDAAQVSLWAQKLVAEMRRDPLFRDVSSEAQEGGLRAALNIDRQRAGQLGVNLQAVNDTLNDAFAQRQISTIYGQANQYRVVLEAMPMYQRDPSILSKLYLPGGASATAGAPNAQVPLSAVATLTRTTAPLAISHLAQFPAVSLSFNLAPGEALGDAVEAVKKIETRIGMPGSIVGVYAGDAAEFAKSLAGQPWLILAAIVTIYIVLGVLYESYIHPITILSTLPSAGVGAILALMLFGQDLSVIGLIGIILLMGIVKKNAIMMIDFALEAERHQGMSPSEAIVQACLLRFRPIMMTTLAALFGALPLAVESGTGAELRFPLGISIIGGLLLSQLLTLYTTPVIYLALDRINRKIEKAVPDPGPPGPTVAGATEGMQ